The following coding sequences are from one Triticum dicoccoides isolate Atlit2015 ecotype Zavitan chromosome 4A, WEW_v2.0, whole genome shotgun sequence window:
- the LOC119286243 gene encoding uncharacterized protein LOC119286243 isoform X1: MTAAPPAFASRCRFPMASTGPLGATVSTSESVGQNDLLIVGPGVLGRIVAEKWRQEHPDCKIYGQTATTDHHSELTKIGIIPSLKGPRVDQKVPYVIFCAPPYRTDDYPGDLRVAASNWSGEGSFLFTSSTAVYDCNDNGFCGEDSPCVPIGRSPRTDVLLKAENVVLEAGGCALRLAGLYKKDQGPHVFWLSKGTVDARPDLIISMIHYEDAASLGIAIMKRKLRGRVFVGCDNQPLSRQEIMDRVNRSEKFDGKFEGFTGTDGPLGKRMDNSKTRAEIGWEPKYPSFTEFLGLSN; this comes from the exons ATGACTGCTGCACCCCCAGCGTTCGCATCCCGCTGCCGCTTCCCGATGGCCTCCACCGGCCCCCTCG GGGCCACGGTGTCCACATCGGAGAGTGTTGGTCAGAATGACTTGCTGATTGTCGGGCCTGGTGTGCTTGGTCGAATCGTAGCTGAGAAATGGCGACAG GAGCATCCAGATTGCAAAATTTATGGCCAGACTGCAACCACAGATCATCACAGTGAACTAACTAAAATTGGGATAATTCCCTCCCTGAAGGGACCCAGAGTTGATCAGAAAGTTCCATACGTTATTTTTTGTGCTCCTCCATATCGCACGGATGATTACCCTGGGGATCTTAG AGTTGCTGCATCAAACTGGAGTGGGGAAGGTTCTTTCCTGTTTACATCAAGTACTGCCGTGTATGACTGCAATGACAATGGATTTTGTGGCGAG GATTCTCCTTGTGTGCCGATTGGTAGGAGTCCTCGGACTGACGTCCTTCTAAAAGCAGAAAATGTCGTCCTCGAGGCAGGAGGCTGTGCCCTGAGGCTAGCAGGGCTTTAT AAAAAGGATCAAGGTCCTCATGTTTTCTGGTTGTCAAAAGGAACTGTAGATGCACGACCAGATCTCATAATCAGTATGATCCATTATGAA GATGCTGCTTCGCTTGGAATTGCCATCATGAAGAGGAAACTTCGCgggcgtgtctttgtgggctgtgACAACCAACCTCTGTCCAG GCAAGAAATCATGGACCGTGTTAACAGGAGCGAGAAATTTGACGGCAAGTTTGAGGGCTTCACAG GTACAGACGGTCCATTGGGGAAGAGGATGGATAATTCCAAAACTCGGGCTGAGATCGGTTGGGAGCCCAAATATCCTAGTTTCACAGAATTCCTTGGTCTCAGCAATTGA
- the LOC119286243 gene encoding uncharacterized protein LOC119286243 isoform X2, which produces MTAAPPAFASRCRFPMASTGPLGATVSTSESVGQNDLLIVGPGVLGRIVAEKWRQEHPDCKIYGQTATTDHHSELTKIGIIPSLKGPRVDQKVPYVIFCAPPYRTDDYPGDLRVAASNWSGEGSFLFTSSTAVYDCNDNGFCGEDSPCVPIGRSPRTDVLLKAENVVLEAGGCALRLAGLYKKDQGPHVFWLSKGTVDARPDLIISMIHYEDAASLGIAIMKRKLRGRVFVGCDNQPLSRQEIMDRVNRSEKFDGKFEGFTDGPLGKRMDNSKTRAEIGWEPKYPSFTEFLGLSN; this is translated from the exons ATGACTGCTGCACCCCCAGCGTTCGCATCCCGCTGCCGCTTCCCGATGGCCTCCACCGGCCCCCTCG GGGCCACGGTGTCCACATCGGAGAGTGTTGGTCAGAATGACTTGCTGATTGTCGGGCCTGGTGTGCTTGGTCGAATCGTAGCTGAGAAATGGCGACAG GAGCATCCAGATTGCAAAATTTATGGCCAGACTGCAACCACAGATCATCACAGTGAACTAACTAAAATTGGGATAATTCCCTCCCTGAAGGGACCCAGAGTTGATCAGAAAGTTCCATACGTTATTTTTTGTGCTCCTCCATATCGCACGGATGATTACCCTGGGGATCTTAG AGTTGCTGCATCAAACTGGAGTGGGGAAGGTTCTTTCCTGTTTACATCAAGTACTGCCGTGTATGACTGCAATGACAATGGATTTTGTGGCGAG GATTCTCCTTGTGTGCCGATTGGTAGGAGTCCTCGGACTGACGTCCTTCTAAAAGCAGAAAATGTCGTCCTCGAGGCAGGAGGCTGTGCCCTGAGGCTAGCAGGGCTTTAT AAAAAGGATCAAGGTCCTCATGTTTTCTGGTTGTCAAAAGGAACTGTAGATGCACGACCAGATCTCATAATCAGTATGATCCATTATGAA GATGCTGCTTCGCTTGGAATTGCCATCATGAAGAGGAAACTTCGCgggcgtgtctttgtgggctgtgACAACCAACCTCTGTCCAG GCAAGAAATCATGGACCGTGTTAACAGGAGCGAGAAATTTGACGGCAAGTTTGAGGGCTTCACAG ACGGTCCATTGGGGAAGAGGATGGATAATTCCAAAACTCGGGCTGAGATCGGTTGGGAGCCCAAATATCCTAGTTTCACAGAATTCCTTGGTCTCAGCAATTGA